Below is a genomic region from Schistocerca americana isolate TAMUIC-IGC-003095 chromosome 1, iqSchAmer2.1, whole genome shotgun sequence.
AGACATACACAgctttagaaacaacatactcacACAAATGATACTACTACACCTAATTTGTGTCTTATCATTTCTAATACTCATGTTTTGTCTTTTCAAGAATGTTGTATGTAAGTCATACTATGCTTTACTTGTCTGATATTTATAGATAGATTGTAGAGTGCTGTGCAATTTGTTTATTACCTATATACAGTAGTATTATGGATAAGGCTTACATTTTCTTTGATGTTTATGGTGAAGCTTTGTCTTGCAGTTTTTTACCACTGACACATTTTAATCCTATGTACTTAACTGTTACAGGCCCAAAAAGAAGAATAAGAACTCAAGCTCAAGGTGTGAAAATACCAACAGGTGGAATACAGCAGTCAACCCAAAGAAAGAAACCACAACCAAGAGACCAGGATTTTTGGTAGGATCAACGGTGGTTTCACAGAAGGAAGCAGTTAACAAAGTGAATCATGACGTGGATGAACAGGTATATGAATATCATAACACAAGTGATCACAGTGCACCATGATTAAAGACATTAACTGAACCTGCAACTTCAAATATAGAGTCATATTGCTCTCAGAGGAATACAGACATactacttacttttctacaagttaACATAGGATATATTAGAAATAAgattttagaattagaacatttatgtaacactgtAGATGTTATATGTGTCTCTGAGCACTGGTTAACCCAAGAACAAGTAAATTTATTTGTTCCCCAATAGTATGTTGTGGGAAACATGgtatgtagaaaacagagaaagcTGGGTGGGGctggaatttttgtcaaagaaggaataaAGTTTTCCTGAATTGATGTATTCCTCAGAACTAGATGGGGAGGCTAGTTGTGTGAAACGAATGAGTGAAAAATGTAGTGGTAGTTAGTCTATATAGGTCTCCAGATAGTGATGTAAATTTGTAAATTGAAAACATGagttaattgttaaaaatatattgAAGAGTAAGACAAGAATTGCtgtctgtggtgatttcaacatagaaatggCAAACACACAGAGGCTAGTTACTAGGACATTcttgaatatgctaagatcattagGTTTCTATTGTACAAATAACCATGCCCCACATAAGAATGCCTGCATagacaatattgttgtaaatttccaTAGGAAAGATTTTACAATCagacttgcaggaagtggacttgcagatcatgagcCACTACTCCTTACACTCTGTAAGAGGAAACCAGTTAAAATTGAAGAACCTAAAGTAGTAACAGTATAAGGGCAAAAGGAAGAGTACGTAAgtatgtttgttgatagattaggaagtgcagattTGGACTTTATATATACTTGTCAATATGGTTAAAGGCGAGCTGAAATTACCTTTGAAAAAGTACAGAAATTTGTGGGATTCTAGTTCACCAGTAAAAAAATTAGATATccaagtgaaatgaaaaagaaaattctcAACTGGTTTACAGAAGAGCTAGCAGAAATTAGACAAAACAtgcatatgctgtaccagatgcataaggaAGCTGCTAACCAAGGGGCAGAACAGAGtgtgaacattcataggtcatatcCGAAATGCAAAAAACTCTACGAAAGTATACTTCTTCTGGCaaaaaaagcaagcagtggaaagcTATACAGAAAgggctcccaataaatgcaaggcaaCATGGCAAATAATAAAGCAAGAGAATTcacaaaaatgcacagaaacagctcCGCTCAAACCCAAGGAATTTAATCAGTACTTTTTAAACttagttaaataaataagtaacagtattaaagcaacaaattcatctgcaatggaccttgttggaacaccactgcctgttaacctggtattttaatggagggctgtcacacctgctCATGTTATAAAAGCTGTCTCCAAATTTTCAGCTTCTAAAGGTAGGGACTGTTACTGGCTATCGAATAatataattaaaaagacaatacactcaatcACCAAACCAtcagcttttattttttttaaatgtgtggaaTTTGGAGTTCTTCCAAATGCACTTaaggtatcaaaagttgtcccagtttttaaaaaatggGACAAACATAttccccaaagctacagaccagtctccattgttccaatattctcaaagatatttgaggcactgatacacacacaaataagcagcttctttgaaaaacacaatattctatgtagcaatcagtttggttttcacaaggggaaaaacacaacaggggccattttggaaatcattgatCAAACATTAACAGCGtttgaaaacaataacatggtATCACTAGTATTATGTTACCTAAGCATagctttcgattgcattcctgttgacgtACTACTAGGGAAACTGGAGTTTTATGATGTGAGAGCGAGCACTTCagctgtgataaattcttattcaAGCAACCGAAAACAGTTTGTTTCAGTCAGAAATGTAAATTCTTCCATggtggaaatcagcacaggtgtaccataagggtctatccttggacccttctaATTCATTGTTGCTATTAATGATTTGCCTAAAAACATAGCCCACCCTGTGGTATGTTATGCTGACGATGCAACACTACTTatcacacatcagaacatttcagatctcaATAGcataacaaaagaaacacttgaaAGACCCTGGACTGGTTagcagccaataagctcctgtgCAATGCTGAAAAAAACtaacaacttttaatgggaataTCAAATTAACTAGGCAATAAGtcagtaaaactcttaggtattcacattgactcttAACTCTATTGAGAGGAACATGCCAATCACGTACATGAAAAAATATATCAGGTGGCATACCttatcttgaaactaagggaggtagtgagcttggagtaccttagggtgacatactttgtgctattccagtcacatatttcatattgtctgattatatgggggcactcccctcacatcaagaaCATCATGAAATTACGAAAAAAAAGTCTTACACATAATATGTAAAAGAGACCATggggagcactgtcgtcctctttttttTCCAGACTTAGAATACTCACAATTACAAATTTATACATTtgtgtgtctgtactctatattaaaaataatatttcagtattTATTGCCAGACggaaaatacatgaacacaacaccagggctaagggtaatttagacataccgcgctgcagattagcaagaacaggaaattcccacaaagtaaatccactcaaaatgttcaataaactgccaattcataTTCAATCCatcgatataattttttttaattaagtggtacagctggctgtgagatcatccattctatgacgtcaaagaattctttgagatgcctgtgTAGGAATTTAGCATTTAGAAGTTGTctatagttaaacatattattgtgtgctgtgattaatcatgtgtaattacataatgtatacaatacacaatacaatactATATTATACGAGGTGTGACTGAAACGTTTTAAGAATGGatgcgctactgcttactggtttggcgggcaggtacacaaAGGGTGAGgaatgagtcattgccttgtccttgaacgccctctgacaggaaactgcgtttccttatTCAGGTCGTTGTGGCAACTGCTTGAGTGCAgatctgttagggcttgttgccagattctgtctgtgtgaaaatggacgtaaatCCGGGAATGCAGCTTTTGAGACTTATGAACCATTAAGaagagcttttggagataattgtatgacaCAGTCAAATGTTTGTGTCTGATTCAACAGATTTAAAAGTGGCAACGATCATTTGAAGACGAACAACGGTCTGGTCGTACTTCCACCTCAAAATTGAATGATAATattgtgaaagttcgcgacttagtgcgctctgatcgtagacttacaactAGGGAGATTGCTTATGAACGTAATTTTAGTATCGacacagttcagtcaattttaaccgaagatctgaacatgcatcgAGTGTCCACAGAATTCATTCcagaagtgttgtcaagtgactagagacaataccgactttaagcgtgccaagaactgattaatcagactaaaaacgacccagatttgttaaatagggtaattatagATGCCcaatcgtgggtatatggatatgattcttaaaccaaattgtagtcttcgcagtggaaaactccaggttcaccacgaccgaaaaaagcacagAAAGTCGGTGGTCgacagtgaagacaatgttggtgattttttcgaTTGTACCGGTATTGTGAATCATGAATTTGCCCCTAGAGGACATACAATGAATACTACAAAtttgtccttgagcgtttgcgcgaaaaggtgcagaagaaaaggcctACATTGTGGAAAGAcaagagttgggtgctacaccatgacaattctCCAGATCATCGTGCCTTAtctatcgttgaatttttgaccaaattaaaaattcctgtgcttccacaaccgccacaTCCCCATAATTTGGTCCCTGTGGGCTTCTACCTTTTTCCTAAACTGAAGTTTTCACTGAAAGGGATGAATTTGAGTCGATTGAGGATATCCAGGCAAATACAGAGTGCGtcctaacacacttcaggaaaaaaattccaggaatgtttccaaaactgGAAACATCGTTGGAATCGGTTTGCTccgtcagaaggggactattttgaagaagATGCACCACGTAGCATGTAAGTACTACCATTGTACTATTACAataccattcttaaaactttccaatcacacctcatattatagtatagcttattgcattaacttttagaaACCAGCCTGATGttatttggtacactgccatgcttaaaatgtattctataatgtactgacactagtttattttattattacgtaTGTACTACTACATcctgtatgacgaagccaatatcattgtaaaatgattcttGTTCCCATTGTCTTACCATAACTTTGTCAAGGAGTGACAGATCTATATACTTCAGCAGCTTAATACAGACAGTTTGGTACATACAGAAGTGAGTGGTAAGTGTTTAGGTAATGGTCATGTAGTAGACACCTTGGCAGAACATGTATTGTGGTTTTGCACCTGATGAATTTTCATATTTAGTACTAATCAATTTTTAACAGGTCTTACTGGGTTGAGAATAGGTCAGGCTCTGCCTTTGTCAGCAAATTGTATGATGTTTGTAGTATTCTGTATGTGTTTTCTTCCCCACaggtttacatttttttatttgcttCTTATGTAAGTTTACTCATTAGTTTGGCCAAACTTTTGTTGTTGCGACATTGACAGACACACGATGAATGACTATCAATTATTTCTTTCCTTAAGTACTTTAGGCGTAGTGCACTATACAAACTTTCCTTTTACTCATGTCCTATTTGTTCGCATAGTTAGTGGAGCTCATAATTTTCCCTTGTGTGTTCACTCGGCAGAGACAGTTAGCCTAGATATTAATATAAAAATCTCTTACAGTAACACAGAGATGTCCTTGCAATAATGTGCCAAATATTTTCATAAACTATTTTACAGTACTGTGTTACTCATGTTACCGAATTTGACGTACTTTGCACTCGATATTACACTGAATGAAACAGGATGTTCCCACGCCATTTGTATGTGCCATGACATGCTGGACTTTGTAAATGCTTTTGAATAAGTGATTTAGTATTTAGATGTACTGTATTCTCGCATTTTTACTCTTTAACGTAATATCCCTCTCATGTTCTTTCTCAATGCAATATGTATATTTGTTTCTCATTGTATTTCATTGTCCGGACACACCTTCTTGTTTTATGAGCAGTGTTGTACTTTACTTGCACTCTGAGCAGATATTGCAATATTTTCAAATTTAGAGCAGCTGTTAGCTCTCATAACTGAGTTTCTCAGAGactttacattttttacattaggCTTGTGATTAGCGAGTAATGCACATAAGGTTATACGTATGTGGATGCTCTTGTGCAGACATGTTTGTAATAAGCTCAGTTTGGATGGACTACCTCTTTAGCAGATTCTGAGCTTGCTACCTACTCATTACTGGCAGTACTAATATTTTTATGATTACTATGCAGTGGGACTGCAAGATGATGCTGCACTGCTCAATTATACCAAACATTTCTCATGTTGGTGGCAGTTGGACTGCAAGATTCTCCTGCACTGGTCAATTATACCATTTATTTCTGATGACTGTGCCTGTGGGACTGCAAGATTGTTTTGTTGTGCTTTTCTGATAAAATATTGTCATTGTCTGTGGGACTGCAAGATTTTCCTGCAATGTGTCGTATACACTTCCTACTCAGTTATGGTAGGCAGAGGACACTTTTTGTGGCATTTAATCACGTGCATGTTGCAACCTATGGTGGTGATAAACATTCTTTGTATTTAGGACACTACAATGTGCTTTACATACATGTATGCTATCACTTCTATTTTTCTCTCTACACTAACAGTCTACACATCTAATGCAGTGTGCACTACTGTGAATGTACCCTAATATTCAACAAATACTGAACTTGTCAATAATTTCTACTTTTTTCTGTCATGTATACGGTTATTATTATCTGTGTACTCATCCACTGTATCTTTTAACTTTTTTACTCACTTTTCTACACATTTTTATCCTAATATtgtttttgtaaagtaaaatttaCTTGTCTCAGCAATGTCACTGACCTCACCTTACCTGTGAAATTTTGGTCAACCAGAGCGAGGTGTTATTTGAGTATTAATCAATTGTACAATAATGTCAATTCTTTGCTCTCGAGCTGTTACATGTGGGAGaacagcgatgttgtaagctgtatgcAGTGTTAGGTTATCATCTTTGTGGTGCACGTAAGCACAGTAGCAGATAGTGGATAGCTGTGTTGAAGTGAGGAAGCAGGTGTAAAGTTATGTTTCAAATGTGAAGTCTCACTTTATCGATGTatttaatgatgatgattatgtaatTATAACTGATCTGAGAAGGAGAAAGAgtaatggaatcttttatttacgtgAAGAGGAATTATAAGGTAATTTTTGAAGTCACTCTTTTGTTACTGCAACGCCATTTTTGAcctacctttctcttacaatttttaattgatcTCGGTTTTTTTTCCAAAAGTAGAAAAGGAACCAAGTGTGTACCGAAAATACTTCGAGTTGCAATTAAAACAGTGCATCTCATGAGTGTCTGTGTGTAGATATAGTAATTTGCAGCTTAGCGTAGCGGCAAACAACACAGCAGTACTGCAACAGgtttgcgcagaatagaggtaaggactaaatattttgatgATTTTTTTATTCAATCCTGGCCAACTTGTGTCATTCAGAGGCTGTTAGATTTTTCTGTATTGTGTATCAGTTTTAGTTCTGGGATCTgggatcagttttgcaaaactaattattgTAGGTTTTATGCCAAAGTTAATTATTCAgggagtttatactgttcaaaattcttgcagtcagattattCACTTTACCAGTATTAAAGGCCTGCCTTCTCATAATGACAGTTCAATTTTCTATTACGATTCATTAATACTTCTGCACAGCTCTTATTATTCACAACAAATTATGTCAGTCATATTGTTATTATTTAAAGAGaactttcacttggcgacatccttGTACAGTGCAGTGGTTGAATCTTTCAACCTAAAACAAGTAAGTGAAACGAACAACAGTCCACTCAGTGAAGGCAACTACAAAAATGAATTACTGACACTCAAACAAATAGCACAGAATGATAATACAACCATTATAGAGAAactgaatcacaaaattaaaacacaaataaaggGGACACCATGCACACAAAAACGAACAACCTGTTGCCAAATTACAAACACAGACAGACAAAACATAAAGAGACATAAGGGAAAtccacagaacacacacataagcaCACATTAACAAGAAACACCCATAACAACAAGCAAATGGTACACTCTCACTTACAGCAACAAAACAACCcatagaataggcaacatattcaaAAAACAAGTGTTCAAGCagcctacaggacagacaattCAATATAGGGGAAACTAAGGGCCACCAGCACAAGCGCagacatctggtatttaccaactgacatgccaggactgcaaatcagtttatataggacTCACAACCAGAAGCGTTAAACCAGACACGCAGAACATGGAAaaacattaaaaagtaacagctggcATTCTACTGAACACTTTGTGGACACAAGGTCCAAAAATTATCAACAAtgacttgaaaattctcaaatgcccctgacaaaaactaataactgaagaaaCCTATAAGAGTCATAACtaaaggaaaacaaataataaacatacacacacacacacaaagaaggcAGGCAAGTACACCCCAAATTCCTGCACAGAAAACATTCAACTGTTCAGCTGTTCGCCTTCTTCCTTCTGTAGTTTGCAAACAGACAGTGAAAGTTACTTATTGCAGACCTTCATACTGAAGATAATGGGGAAACCATAAGAATTAAGTGAAACAtggtgcaaacacacacacatatgctgtGGACTTCCTGGGTTTTGTTATTTAACATGGTAAATATACAAAACTTTTTGTGCTTTTCAAATATACAAAGAGGTaaacagaatttttttgtttttgtataaaAAACCATTGACAATGCTGATACTTCAGCGAAACGTGTTCaggaaataaaaatagaaacaaaaattacgttttgcttaAGGCAAATCCTCTTTGAAAACAAATCTGTTTGTAAGCAAACGTGGATAGAGGAGATTCAATGTCAAGGACACACGTTTGTTTGACTCACGACAGCGCTGAAAAACTTAAGCTTGTTTGCCTCTTGAAGACAGATGCCAATTATctcgtgaaagcctacttacagaacCAGTATGAAGTGAGGAATCTTGGAATTGAGCCTCGTATGTATTACTTCAATATGAAATGCCGAGGACATGAAACAAATTACTGTGCGCATACAGGCATTCTTCCTGCGATCCATATGGAAGCAAACACTAATATGTGGTACAATGCTGAAGCACCCTCTGTCACGCACTTGTCAAGGATTTTCAGATTGTGTATGCAGATATAGATGATATTTAATCCGTGTATGTGACAGTAGTCTTCGCAATATTTATTCACTTCCATGGGCGGTAGGGGAGAAACGTTTATATTTTGTCTCGTTAACACAGAGGTCGTTATAGACTTTACATTAGCACTGATTAGAATAAGGTGGGATAGGCAACGAGCTGTGACCTTAAGAAACCATCCAGTCATTCATCTGGTTCAGATTTCAGGAAGCTATGaataacctaaatccggatggccagatgaggattttttttttccatgtttcaCCAGAATACAAGTCCAGTTCTGTGATCACTGGTACACATTATTTGGTCATCTACGCTTACAGGTGAATAGGAGTAGTGACTAAATACACTCATTTAAACAGTTCATCATCTGGGCATTCCTTATTTCCAACAAAAAGCTTCTCAATGATATGAATACAcaggtaaaattctcctgaaaagCAATGGATTGTCAGACCTTGAAATGTCAGAGTATAACAGAAAGAGACATAATAGTCGACACCTCATTTAATGAAAACTGAAGTAGTGTTTTACACTGACGCTACCTTCAATTACAACACAGGTGTCTTCCAACTCTGTAGCATCATAACCGTGAGATTTCGGAACTGTGATCTTGCTGCAGAGTCCTCCCACTGATCGAGGAGCTCTATCCCAAATCCGTTGAATAAACTGCGGAGTGGAATACAGAAACGAGAAAACATATCGTCACTGAAGAACCCAACAAAATGTCGCAAAAATTTGTAAGAAGCTAGGAGGGCGAGGCGGGATAAATAGCATCTGCTACGGAGAGCTACAGCTCCTATTAGGTTATAGGAGTCTTAGGGAGAGCGGTGAACTTTAATCTACGCAAAATACTTCAGAAAGTGTGTATAAACATAACAAAGTGCAGCTGATATTTACTTACGCTTTGCTTTGAGCCAAGAGCCTTTCTTCTTTAGCCTTAAAATGCGCTTGTATCTTCGCGATTCCCGCATTTAATTCGTAAGCCTTTTCTTTTGTGAACTCCTCCTCTACTCTGTGTTGAATCATTGCTATCTTAATATCCGTTTCCGTTTCAATGTGCCGAAGCATTAAGTTCATCTGTAAAAAGACAATGAAGTAATAAACCTGGATTCTGTTTAATGCCGCAAACACAAAAAGTCTTTATTCCGAGTGAAAGTATGTACCCGTCTCTGTGCTTCAAATCTTGTTAGTGGCATATCTGGAACTCTTACAAAGTACTGTAGGGTTTCATACTTCCCGAAAATTAAAGAAACGATAATTGCACAGCAAAGATAAAATGCTATATTCAATCAGTTTCTTTGTGCTGAGGCTGTTTACAGTTTTTGAGGATTTAATATAAATAGTTCATGGAAAAGTTcccatgaattttaatcctacaGTATTTCAGTGAAACAACAGTGTAATAGTTGCTATGACTTCGTATTATAAACTTCTTTGAAAAATTTAACGAGTTTAGGAACATTCACAAATCGAAATGCATGTGAAATAGATGTTCTCTGTAAGAGGGTCATTGTGCTCTAAATTTGCTCTTCGTTTCTAAAACTGACTTGATGTAACTAAAAAATAAGGGGGGGATGTCAGTTCTAGTGTCAGATTCCACCCGTCGGCTGTGACCAATGAggtaatgtgtgatgttattttgtttgtgccgcagattTGTGTCAATGAAccttaaatgatttctctggatttcctcgttacgcgcgtatattaaaaattcgatattgattgttttgttttgatatcgtaatttgttttcggcatcttttgttaatgaaagtagtcgtgatttataagatcTTGATTTCTCACACAATTACTGTTCGTTATGGAAGAGTCAGTTGTGTTTACAGCGAAAATTCTCCTTCAGAAAATGACTGACCGTAAATCAGCTATTAGATTTTTGCAATCATTCGGCGTTATTGCagaattttgcaagtgcagtgcTTGTGGAAATTATATGGTATTTAGAAGTAATAGTCATGCTAACCTACTATTTTTGAGATCAATATTCTTGCAAATCTGTCCACGAATCAGGGGTTTCCTGTGGCACTGTAGTTGACTAGTTATcattttgtagagaagtctgcAGGGAATTTATAAAGTACAGTGGAATCTCGATTAACCGTCATCTTCGGGACTGTGGTCGTGACGGTTGAGCGAATAgacggataacagaaacactgtattcctccaaaacataacctcaattaattattttatgtatagacacatatcaccctcacagtaatataataatatttcggagcgaaaacaaattaaacacgattgtaatagcaaataaaactatttattacatgataaaaacatccgtacagtagctacaaaagttgcaaaatatGTAATGTACAGTACTGTAATGTACTATAAACTTACAGATGAAATAGTTTATCTGGCTTGGAAATagtcaatttcttctgcctttttgatgttcgatctttcaccgcggcaatatttcgtatttttcggagCAGTACTGCCTTGCGTTGCATTagcctcttcttcactttcaaaccATTCTATACACTTGGTCAGCATTGTTTCGTCCTCTGAATGGCTAATAGTTCgtttttcttcatggtttgaacactcgtctttatcagccccttcttcttcttcttctttggtggcacttacgctggcaacaatttcgtcatcactcaaaatttgaaaacccCCGTCCACTTTGTCACACTCTAACCACTCTGATACTTCTTCTGACCTCAgatttgtgctgatttgtaaattattgcacaaattgaccATCTCGTCAACTGTCATACACTTAGGTTCCTCCGATTCTTCACGTCTAGGTTGAGGCCAAAGTttattccagccgttcttgagatttgacactgacaaatcactccatgcaatggcaacattgaaaatggtatctttaatactgtaagacctccaaaactgttttacagatgttgattcatcagatgagagcaaactttcgataaatatttttctataacgacgtttcatgttttcgatgattccctgatccatgggctgtataagtgaagttgtgtttgctggaaggaagagacatgttatgttgccgtcatcacttttcatttcacaagtagggtgcgttggggcattgtctaatagcaatagcgctttctgtggcaactttttttcagccaaatgtgctctaactaacaattacagtcttctcgccacaattggaaaccgatccagtggtgattgttgactcacaagtaggacaaagacaagaaaagggggagatgtgttagcacgtctactgaaggtcatattttatgtaccattctacggcgggcggttacattcacttcccactaaaatagagtaaataaacaaagcgaacgcgTCATTGCACCTTATAGCAttctgtgtccgcccccggtagctgagtggtcagcgcgacagactgtcaatcctaaaggccggggttcgattcccggctgggtcgacgattttctccgctcagggactgggtgttgtgttgtcctaatcatcatcatttcatccccatcgacgtgcaagtcgccgaagtggcgtcaactggaaagacttgcaccaggcgagcggtctacccgacaggaggccctcgtcacacaacatttcatttcatagcattctgttattacagtattattatgctgttacagcagtgacggttaacagaaactgacggtTTAAAGAGTAACAGTTAATCGAGTTTTTACTGTATAGGGAATCATTGGACGGGGGGGTTACAGTTgaagtagatgagtcacattttggaaagagaaagtacgaaagggggCATGAGGTTGTTGGGCATTGGGTTTTTGAAGAAGTTTCTGGAGGGGGTTGTAATGATGTATTTAGGGTCGTACCAACTCACACAAAGGAAGTGTTGACATCTTTAgtagaagaatatgtggaagaaggttccgTAGTCATGTCAGATGGGTTTACTTTGtacaaggggttgggtgataggggttatcatcatttggtgatgaatcacaatattcagtttaaagattacAAAATGAGGGCATGTACCAATACTATCGAGCTGCAAAATCTGTTGTTGGGCAGGGAAAGAGAAGGATTTCAATGTTGAAAGGCCATTTAGATGAATATtgttggaggaagagtattcctaaaggttattgtCTATTTCTTGGATTTATGAAAGCAGTTAGCAAAATGTACACGCCTCATtgggtctgatacttttttcttgttttatgttgtgtttttTTATGTTACTATACTGTGTGATTGCCACTTTTTTTGGTTTCTCTGGGgggaggtttttctgtcgttttaatat
It encodes:
- the LOC124580053 gene encoding jerky protein homolog-like — encoded protein: MKRRYRKIFIESLLSSDESTSVKQFWRSYSIKDTIFNVAIAWSDLSVSNLKNGWNKLWPQPRREESEEPKCMTVDEMVNLCNNLQISTNLRSEEVSEWLECDKVDGGFQILSDDEIVASVSATKEEEEEGADKDECSNHEEKRTISHSEDETMLTKCIEWFESEEEANATQGSTAPKNTKYCRGERSNIKKAEEIDYFQAR